Proteins from one Chitinophaga oryzae genomic window:
- a CDS encoding molybdopterin molybdotransferase MoeA: MMLTVAAAYTAVLQTVRDMGTEVLPFEAATGRVLREPVRADRPFPPFDRVTMDGIAILYDSFARGQQIFGVEDVQAAGLPRLQLSNTANCIEVMTGAILPELTDTVIPYEQLEASDHEGFRRFAVTGDVTLGQNVHRKGSDVAEATVLLSPGTLIGPAEAGVLASVGKTQVQVARLPRVAVIATGDELVPVDATPEEHQVRISNVYSLMASLQQCGITAAYIHLNDEEAAMRERLEPLLQETDVWISSGAVSAGKFDHLPAVLQRLGMQQIFHKVQQRPGKPFLFGTFANGPVVFALPGNPVSGFMCFYRYVLPWLKAAMGAQEAAPAYAVLQEKVTFNPSLEYYLPVKLQSMPDGTTGAVPQPYHGSGDLASLLYADAFMALPQDKHVFEKGSCYPVWKFR; the protein is encoded by the coding sequence ATGATGCTGACTGTTGCTGCTGCGTATACTGCTGTATTACAGACCGTGCGCGACATGGGCACGGAAGTGTTGCCCTTTGAGGCGGCCACCGGCCGTGTATTGCGTGAGCCTGTCAGGGCTGACAGGCCGTTCCCGCCTTTTGACCGGGTTACCATGGATGGTATCGCCATTCTGTATGACAGTTTTGCCCGCGGGCAACAGATTTTCGGGGTAGAAGATGTCCAGGCCGCGGGGCTCCCGCGGCTGCAGCTGTCCAATACAGCCAATTGCATAGAAGTCATGACCGGCGCCATCCTGCCGGAACTGACAGATACCGTGATCCCGTACGAACAGCTGGAAGCCTCCGATCATGAGGGCTTCCGCCGTTTTGCTGTCACCGGTGATGTAACGCTGGGACAGAATGTACACCGCAAAGGCTCGGATGTGGCGGAAGCCACGGTGCTGTTATCGCCGGGGACGCTGATCGGTCCTGCCGAAGCAGGGGTGCTGGCCTCTGTCGGTAAAACGCAGGTGCAGGTGGCGCGGCTGCCGCGTGTTGCCGTTATCGCTACCGGTGACGAACTGGTCCCCGTTGATGCCACGCCGGAAGAACACCAGGTGCGTATCTCCAATGTATACAGCCTGATGGCCTCGCTGCAACAGTGCGGTATTACCGCAGCCTATATACACCTGAACGATGAAGAGGCGGCCATGCGCGAACGGCTGGAACCATTATTGCAGGAAACAGACGTGTGGATCAGCTCGGGGGCTGTGTCTGCCGGCAAATTTGACCATCTGCCGGCGGTACTGCAGCGGCTGGGCATGCAGCAGATTTTTCACAAGGTGCAGCAAAGACCGGGAAAGCCTTTCCTGTTCGGCACTTTCGCCAATGGGCCGGTAGTGTTTGCCCTGCCGGGCAACCCGGTGTCAGGCTTTATGTGTTTTTACCGCTACGTGCTGCCCTGGCTGAAAGCTGCCATGGGCGCACAGGAAGCAGCGCCGGCCTATGCAGTCCTGCAGGAAAAAGTGACGTTTAACCCATCACTGGAATATTACCTTCCTGTTAAATTGCAGTCCATGCCTGATGGTACAACGGGCGCTGTTCCGCAGCCCTACCATGGCTCCGGAGACCTTGCCAGCCTGCTTTATGCCGACGCCTTTATGGCACTTCCGCAGGATAAACATGTCTTTGAAAAAGGCAGTTGTTATCCCGTTTGGAAATTTCGTTAA
- the moaA gene encoding GTP 3',8-cyclase MoaA: MLTDAHHRIIDYVRLSVTDRCNLRCTYCMPEQMRFVKSSALLTDAEIITLLETLAAAGISKVRITGGEPFLRPGLVPLLAKIKAIPGIQQIAVTTNGVLTRHHIPELKALGITHINLSLDTLQPARFQQITRRDQFAAVMQTLDSLLAHQLQVKLNVVVMDQVNTDELVHFAALTRDQPVSVRFIEEMPFNGQGHGFSGIRWNYEAILQTLRETYTLHKLPDAPHSTALNYSIPGHLGNIGVIPAYSRTFCGTCNRLRISATGSVKTCLYGQDALNVKDLIRSGEELLPAIQHALHHRAANGFEAERLHTTALESMSVIGG; encoded by the coding sequence ATGCTGACGGACGCCCATCATCGTATAATCGATTACGTTAGACTGTCTGTAACAGACCGCTGTAATCTCCGCTGCACCTACTGCATGCCGGAACAGATGCGCTTTGTGAAATCGTCCGCCCTGCTCACCGACGCAGAAATCATCACGCTGCTCGAAACACTGGCTGCTGCCGGTATCTCCAAAGTCAGGATCACCGGCGGAGAACCGTTCCTACGCCCGGGCCTGGTGCCGCTGCTGGCAAAGATCAAAGCCATTCCGGGCATACAGCAGATCGCCGTCACCACCAACGGCGTACTTACCCGCCATCATATTCCGGAACTCAAAGCACTGGGCATTACCCATATTAATCTCAGCCTCGATACCCTGCAACCTGCACGTTTTCAGCAGATCACCCGCCGCGACCAGTTTGCCGCAGTGATGCAAACGCTGGACAGCCTGCTGGCCCACCAGCTGCAGGTAAAGCTCAACGTGGTGGTAATGGACCAGGTAAACACCGATGAACTGGTGCATTTTGCCGCCCTCACACGGGATCAGCCTGTCAGCGTAAGGTTTATTGAAGAAATGCCGTTTAACGGCCAGGGACATGGTTTTTCCGGCATCCGCTGGAACTATGAGGCCATCCTGCAAACGCTCCGGGAAACATACACCCTGCATAAATTACCCGACGCACCCCATTCCACTGCGCTCAACTACAGCATACCCGGCCACCTGGGCAACATCGGGGTGATACCTGCTTATAGCCGCACCTTCTGCGGTACCTGCAACAGACTTCGTATATCCGCTACCGGTAGTGTGAAGACCTGCCTCTATGGCCAGGATGCATTAAACGTAAAAGACCTGATACGGTCAGGAGAGGAGTTATTGCCGGCTATTCAACACGCACTGCACCACCGCGCCGCCAACGGGTTTGAAGCCGAACGGCTGCACACCACCGCACTGGAAAGCATGTCTGTTATCGGAGGATGA
- the moaC gene encoding cyclic pyranopterin monophosphate synthase MoaC, with protein sequence MANPSSSDFTHLDSSGQPAMVDISGKGSTYRVAVAESRVYLPSLVREQFRDNDIQTRKGAVFQTAIIAGIMAAKKTPDLIPLCHTLLLDGCDVQIRLEEEEAIIRCTVKTTGKTGVEMEALTGASVAALTIYDMCKAFTQEMIIRQTRLISKTGGKHDLAEGAK encoded by the coding sequence ATGGCCAATCCATCAAGCAGCGATTTTACCCATCTCGATTCTTCCGGTCAGCCGGCGATGGTAGATATAAGCGGCAAAGGCAGCACTTATCGTGTAGCCGTTGCCGAAAGCCGGGTGTACTTACCGTCACTGGTAAGGGAACAGTTCCGCGACAATGATATCCAAACCCGCAAGGGCGCTGTATTCCAGACCGCCATTATAGCGGGTATCATGGCAGCGAAAAAAACGCCGGACCTCATCCCGCTCTGTCATACCCTGCTGCTGGACGGTTGCGATGTACAGATACGCCTCGAAGAAGAAGAGGCCATTATCCGCTGTACCGTGAAAACAACAGGCAAAACAGGCGTGGAAATGGAAGCCCTCACCGGCGCCAGCGTGGCGGCACTCACCATCTACGACATGTGCAAAGCCTTCACCCAGGAAATGATCATCCGCCAAACACGGCTGATCAGTAAAACCGGTGGAAAACACGATCTCGCAGAGGGGGCAAAGTGA
- a CDS encoding molybdopterin synthase catalytic subunit: METLIAIRDTITVQEALDFIQSPECGGEVIFTGTVRNDTRGRGVTKLFYECYEAMALSEMQKIADQVQARWDIKKLAMLHAIGDKYPGDIAVVIAVASAHRGIAFDACEFTIDTLKETVPIWKKEFFTDGGIGQ, encoded by the coding sequence ATGGAGACATTAATAGCCATCAGAGATACCATCACGGTACAGGAGGCGCTGGACTTCATCCAGTCGCCGGAATGTGGCGGGGAGGTCATTTTCACGGGTACGGTACGGAATGATACCCGTGGCCGCGGGGTGACGAAATTATTTTACGAATGTTATGAGGCGATGGCGCTCAGCGAAATGCAGAAAATCGCAGACCAGGTGCAGGCCCGGTGGGACATCAAAAAGCTGGCGATGCTGCACGCCATCGGCGATAAATATCCCGGCGATATCGCCGTGGTGATCGCCGTAGCCTCCGCCCACAGAGGCATCGCCTTCGATGCCTGTGAGTTTACGATCGACACCCTGAAAGAAACGGTGCCTATCTGGAAAAAAGAGTTTTTTACCGACGGAGGGATTGGTCAGTGA
- a CDS encoding DUF1800 domain-containing protein has translation MPVVAKKLEMQHLAWRAGFGETLPVISGWEKRRRKEMVHKVLTGPKHAAFESVDVINATDLPDYKRAKDMTEEQRKTVREMNTQGIKDLNVAWMNMMQKSEHPLREKMSLFWHGHFACRTQNVLFNQQLIGVIRENALGNFGDLLTAVSKSPAMLQFLNNQQNRKQHPNENFAREVMELFTMGRGHYAEADIKEAARAFTGWGFDADGQFVFREKQHDDGVKNIFGKSGRYNGDDVLKLLLEQQQTATYITTKIFRYFVDDNPDDTLIQSLSGKFYQSGYDIKTLMREIFMADWFYDSKYIGNRIKSPVELLVGIRRTIPMAFEQEETMLVFQRILGQVLFYPPNVAGWPGGRNWIDSSSLMFRMRVPQVILYSQVLNVRPKELTPEMGDGGNYKMTLQINDFLKKQFAKKVNARINWEPYLQGFSDIPRENLADAIAGALLQQPGNVRKNLLEKYADTSSREGYIKTVTIDVMSTPEYQLC, from the coding sequence ATGCCTGTAGTTGCCAAAAAACTGGAAATGCAACATCTCGCCTGGCGCGCCGGCTTCGGTGAAACCCTGCCCGTCATCTCCGGCTGGGAAAAAAGACGGCGGAAGGAAATGGTGCACAAGGTGCTGACAGGGCCCAAACACGCAGCCTTTGAATCGGTAGATGTGATCAACGCCACCGACCTGCCGGACTACAAACGCGCTAAAGACATGACGGAAGAGCAGCGGAAAACCGTCCGGGAGATGAACACCCAGGGCATCAAAGATCTCAACGTGGCCTGGATGAACATGATGCAGAAAAGCGAACACCCGCTGCGCGAGAAAATGAGCCTCTTCTGGCATGGGCACTTTGCCTGCCGTACGCAGAACGTGTTGTTCAACCAGCAGTTGATAGGCGTGATCCGGGAAAATGCATTGGGCAATTTCGGCGATCTGCTGACAGCCGTTTCCAAATCGCCGGCCATGTTGCAGTTCCTCAACAACCAGCAGAACCGTAAACAACATCCCAACGAAAACTTCGCCCGCGAAGTCATGGAGCTGTTCACCATGGGCCGCGGACACTATGCGGAAGCAGACATCAAAGAAGCTGCCCGCGCCTTTACCGGATGGGGCTTCGATGCAGACGGCCAGTTCGTGTTCCGCGAAAAACAACACGACGACGGCGTCAAAAATATCTTCGGAAAAAGCGGTCGCTACAATGGTGACGACGTGCTGAAGTTATTACTGGAACAGCAACAGACCGCCACTTACATCACCACTAAAATATTCCGGTATTTTGTAGATGACAACCCGGACGATACCCTGATCCAATCACTTTCCGGGAAATTCTACCAATCCGGCTACGACATCAAGACGCTGATGCGCGAAATCTTCATGGCCGACTGGTTTTATGACAGCAAATACATCGGTAACCGTATCAAATCGCCGGTGGAACTGCTGGTAGGCATACGCCGTACCATTCCCATGGCCTTTGAACAGGAAGAAACAATGCTGGTGTTTCAGCGCATCCTGGGACAGGTGCTGTTTTACCCGCCCAATGTGGCCGGCTGGCCCGGCGGACGTAACTGGATAGACAGTTCCAGCCTGATGTTCCGGATGCGGGTGCCGCAGGTGATCCTGTATTCACAGGTGCTGAACGTACGGCCTAAAGAACTAACGCCGGAAATGGGGGATGGCGGCAACTATAAAATGACTTTGCAGATCAACGATTTCCTGAAAAAGCAATTTGCCAAAAAAGTGAATGCGCGGATAAACTGGGAGCCTTATCTGCAGGGCTTCAGCGATATCCCCCGCGAAAACCTTGCCGATGCCATCGCCGGCGCACTGCTGCAACAACCGGGCAACGTCAGGAAAAACCTGCTGGAGAAATACGCAGATACCAGCTCCCGCGAAGGCTACATCAAAACAGTGACCATTGATGTGATGAGCACACCGGAATATCAACTTTGTTAA
- the moaD gene encoding molybdopterin converting factor subunit 1, giving the protein MGLLLFGVAKDIAGAALVGIPETVTNVAELKQWLYDRYPAMRQLSSLMVAVNREYAGDTQPIGAGDEVAVIPPVSGG; this is encoded by the coding sequence ATGGGCCTTCTGCTTTTTGGTGTGGCGAAAGATATTGCCGGTGCGGCGCTGGTAGGTATTCCGGAAACGGTGACCAACGTAGCGGAATTGAAACAGTGGTTGTATGACCGTTATCCGGCCATGCGGCAGCTCAGCTCCCTGATGGTGGCGGTCAACCGCGAGTATGCGGGCGATACGCAGCCGATCGGTGCGGGCGATGAGGTAGCGGTGATACCGCCTGTGAGTGGAGGATAA
- a CDS encoding sulfite exporter TauE/SafE family protein, whose amino-acid sequence MTIELCILFFAVALVYSAAGFGGGSSYLAILALWGIDFQLMKSTALLCNVAVVAGGVYHFYKSGHLPMKKALLLSFVSVPLAFAGSYLPLKQETFFLLLGIALTLAAVFMCYRLFFERNQETETLREGNGVLYGVIGGAIGLLSGMTGIGGGIYLAPVLRLGKYDTAKNVAGLSSFFILVNSIAGLMGQAAKNAILFEPAFAGPLLLAVIIGGQIGARLSARVLKPRWVAGATAVLILYAGVRMLVK is encoded by the coding sequence GTGACCATAGAACTCTGTATCCTCTTTTTTGCGGTAGCGCTGGTATATTCGGCTGCCGGCTTCGGCGGCGGCTCCAGCTATCTCGCTATCCTGGCCCTGTGGGGCATTGATTTTCAGCTGATGAAATCGACGGCGCTGCTTTGCAATGTGGCGGTGGTGGCGGGAGGTGTATACCATTTTTATAAAAGCGGCCACCTGCCGATGAAAAAGGCGTTGTTGCTGTCTTTCGTCAGCGTGCCGCTGGCTTTTGCGGGCAGCTACCTGCCGCTTAAGCAGGAAACCTTTTTCCTGTTGCTCGGTATAGCCCTCACGCTGGCGGCGGTGTTCATGTGCTACCGGCTCTTTTTCGAGCGTAATCAGGAAACGGAGACATTGCGGGAGGGCAACGGCGTGCTGTACGGCGTTATCGGCGGAGCTATCGGTCTGCTTTCCGGTATGACCGGCATCGGCGGCGGTATTTACCTGGCGCCGGTATTGCGGTTAGGAAAATACGATACCGCCAAGAATGTAGCGGGACTGAGCAGCTTTTTTATCCTCGTCAATTCCATTGCCGGCCTGATGGGACAGGCTGCTAAAAATGCCATCCTATTTGAGCCTGCTTTCGCCGGGCCGCTGCTGCTGGCGGTGATCATCGGCGGACAAATCGGCGCACGGCTGAGCGCCCGCGTGCTGAAACCCAGGTGGGTAGCAGGCGCCACGGCGGTGCTGATTTTGTATGCAGGAGTGAGAATGCTTGTTAAATAA
- a CDS encoding HesA/MoeB/ThiF family protein, translating into MQRYDRQTRLEGFGPDKQRLLQAASVLVIGAGGLGVPVLQYLTAMGVGKIGIVEHDTVSVTNLQRQVLYHTADQGKPKLALAAARLHQLNPEVEIVPHDTWLTTDNALEIIGAYDVVVDCSDNFGTRYLVNDACVISGKPLVYGAIYKYEGQVSVFNYQGGATYRCIFPEAPESGEMLNCSEIGVLGVLPGIIGCYQANEAVKVITGIGTPLKNQLLTIDTLNNTHLTFTITPVAANRQITRLAGNYQQTVCEVNNLQSLSVEELQEWLQQGKALQLLDVREDDEWEICHLPQAIHIPMGQVLGRVSALQPDAPVAVLCHHGMRSRAVGQRLVEMGFTQVYNIEGGIHAWACVIDDQMQTY; encoded by the coding sequence ATGCAACGATACGACCGGCAGACAAGACTGGAAGGCTTCGGCCCGGACAAACAACGTTTATTACAGGCCGCTTCCGTACTGGTGATCGGCGCCGGCGGCCTCGGTGTTCCTGTACTACAGTACCTGACGGCCATGGGTGTTGGAAAAATAGGTATCGTGGAGCACGACACCGTATCGGTGACCAATCTGCAAAGGCAGGTGCTGTATCATACGGCCGACCAGGGGAAACCCAAGCTGGCGCTGGCGGCTGCCCGCCTCCACCAGCTCAACCCGGAAGTGGAGATCGTACCGCACGATACCTGGCTTACGACAGACAATGCGCTGGAAATCATCGGCGCCTACGACGTGGTCGTAGACTGTTCCGATAACTTTGGCACCCGTTACCTCGTAAACGATGCCTGTGTGATTTCCGGTAAACCGCTGGTATACGGCGCCATCTATAAATACGAAGGACAGGTGAGCGTGTTTAATTACCAGGGCGGCGCTACTTACCGCTGTATTTTCCCCGAAGCGCCGGAGTCCGGCGAGATGCTGAACTGCAGTGAGATTGGCGTACTGGGCGTATTGCCCGGTATCATCGGTTGTTACCAGGCCAATGAAGCAGTGAAGGTGATCACGGGCATCGGCACACCACTGAAAAACCAGTTGCTGACGATCGATACGCTGAATAATACGCACCTGACTTTTACTATTACACCGGTAGCGGCTAACCGTCAGATAACGCGTTTGGCCGGCAACTACCAGCAAACTGTTTGTGAAGTGAATAATCTGCAATCCCTCTCGGTAGAGGAACTACAGGAATGGCTGCAACAAGGGAAAGCCCTGCAGCTGCTGGACGTGAGAGAAGATGACGAATGGGAGATCTGCCATCTGCCGCAGGCCATTCATATCCCTATGGGACAGGTATTGGGCCGTGTGAGCGCCTTACAGCCGGACGCGCCGGTAGCGGTGCTTTGTCATCATGGTATGCGCAGCCGTGCGGTAGGACAGCGTTTGGTGGAGATGGGGTTCACACAGGTGTATAATATAGAAGGCGGCATTCATGCCTGGGCTTGTGTCATCGATGACCAGATGCAAACTTATTGA
- a CDS encoding DUF7009 family protein has product MKIRIRGNSIRYRLDKTDVELLEMTGKVESITHIGAGVLHFCVRSKNITDPVIKMEHDGVHLLLPAERLQGWYTPDQVGFELILPNPDGSELKVLVEKDFQCLSPRNEDDSQAFENPNAGKNC; this is encoded by the coding sequence ATGAAGATCAGGATAAGAGGGAACAGCATCCGTTACCGGCTGGACAAAACAGATGTGGAACTGCTGGAAATGACCGGCAAAGTAGAGTCTATCACCCATATCGGCGCCGGCGTGCTGCATTTCTGCGTGCGGTCCAAAAACATCACCGACCCGGTGATTAAAATGGAACACGACGGCGTACACCTGTTGCTGCCCGCTGAGCGGCTGCAGGGCTGGTATACGCCGGACCAGGTGGGCTTTGAACTGATACTCCCCAATCCTGACGGCTCCGAACTGAAAGTACTGGTGGAAAAGGACTTCCAATGCCTTTCCCCGAGGAATGAAGACGACAGCCAGGCTTTCGAGAACCCGAATGCAGGCAAAAACTGCTGA
- a CDS encoding DUF1501 domain-containing protein — MYILNRRRFLQVGSLASATLLMPKFLKAFETGALVPPGNKVLVIVQLSGGNDGLNTIIPYRNDIYYRSRPALGIRREAALSLNDDLGIHPALQGLKALYDDGAMGILNNVGYPNPDRSHFRSMDIWHSASQSAEIWNDGWVGRYLDAQCNGCDKPTQALEIDDTLSLALKGEHNKGLALTDPGRLSNTSNDRFFKELLQQHVVEDEHHNVEYLYKTMGETISSATYIQQQFKTYQSKESYPATELGRNMRIIANLIMSDINTKVYYVSHGSFDTHVNQQDQQARLFKQLSDALTVFTGDLKKNNRFQDVMVMTFSEFGRRVSQNASGGTDHGTANNMFLIGGDLKRQGVLNEGPDLMNLKDGDLQYKVDFKSVYATLLDKWLGADDKMILKADYAKLDFI; from the coding sequence ATGTATATACTTAACAGGCGCCGTTTTTTACAGGTAGGTTCCCTGGCTTCCGCAACCTTGCTGATGCCTAAGTTCCTGAAAGCTTTTGAAACCGGAGCGCTCGTGCCCCCGGGAAATAAAGTGCTGGTGATTGTACAGTTGTCAGGCGGTAATGACGGTCTGAACACCATCATCCCTTACCGTAACGATATTTATTACCGCTCGCGCCCTGCGCTGGGCATCCGGCGGGAAGCGGCCCTGTCGCTCAATGATGACCTGGGCATCCATCCTGCGCTGCAGGGACTGAAAGCCCTCTACGACGATGGCGCGATGGGTATTCTTAATAACGTAGGCTACCCTAACCCCGACCGGTCACATTTCCGCTCCATGGACATCTGGCATTCCGCCAGCCAATCAGCTGAAATATGGAACGATGGGTGGGTGGGCCGTTATCTCGACGCGCAGTGTAATGGCTGTGATAAACCCACACAAGCGCTGGAGATAGACGATACGTTGAGCCTCGCACTGAAAGGTGAGCATAACAAGGGGTTGGCCCTCACCGATCCGGGCCGTCTTTCCAACACCAGCAACGACCGTTTTTTCAAAGAGTTGTTGCAACAGCACGTGGTGGAAGATGAACATCATAACGTAGAATACCTCTACAAAACCATGGGCGAAACTATTTCTTCTGCAACGTATATCCAGCAACAGTTTAAGACTTATCAATCCAAAGAAAGTTACCCCGCAACGGAGCTGGGCCGTAATATGCGCATTATCGCTAACCTGATCATGTCTGACATCAACACCAAAGTGTATTATGTGTCTCACGGCAGTTTTGATACCCATGTGAACCAGCAGGACCAGCAGGCACGGCTTTTTAAGCAGCTGAGCGATGCGCTGACCGTATTTACAGGCGATCTTAAAAAGAACAACCGCTTCCAGGACGTGATGGTAATGACCTTCTCCGAATTTGGCCGGCGGGTAAGCCAGAATGCGAGTGGCGGCACCGATCACGGCACGGCCAATAATATGTTCCTGATAGGTGGTGACTTAAAGCGGCAGGGCGTGCTGAATGAAGGGCCTGACCTGATGAACCTGAAAGACGGGGATTTGCAGTATAAGGTGGATTTCAAAAGCGTGTATGCCACCCTGTTGGACAAATGGCTGGGGGCCGATGATAAAATGATCCTGAAAGCTGACTACGCGAAACTGGATTTCATTTAA
- a CDS encoding NTP transferase domain-containing protein — MTENNSAPLKGLVLCGGQSTRMQENKSTIHYHGMPQWQYLADLLTACGLETYLSCRTDQQADFNGYPRLIPDSVSYGGPSAGLLSAHRSQPDTAWLVLACDLPLIGPKSLEILIQERDAHQSATAFISPVNDLPEPLIAIWEPTGLSALYQNVEAGKNCPRKTLLNTNIRLLHNPYAAEQYNANTPEEKAAAMQQVTDQSLRR; from the coding sequence ATGACGGAAAATAACAGTGCCCCATTGAAAGGGTTGGTCCTCTGCGGCGGACAAAGTACCCGGATGCAGGAGAATAAAAGCACGATCCATTATCATGGTATGCCCCAGTGGCAGTACCTGGCGGACCTGTTAACAGCCTGCGGACTGGAGACTTATCTGTCCTGTCGGACCGATCAGCAAGCCGATTTTAACGGTTATCCCCGGTTGATACCCGACAGCGTTTCTTATGGCGGCCCTTCTGCGGGACTGCTCAGCGCCCACCGGTCGCAACCGGACACTGCCTGGCTGGTGCTGGCCTGTGACCTGCCGCTGATAGGCCCCAAAAGCCTGGAGATCCTAATTCAGGAACGGGATGCGCACCAATCTGCCACCGCCTTTATCAGCCCGGTGAACGATCTGCCGGAACCGCTGATTGCTATCTGGGAGCCCACAGGGTTAAGTGCCTTGTACCAAAATGTGGAGGCAGGCAAAAACTGTCCGCGTAAAACCTTGCTCAATACGAATATCCGGTTATTGCATAACCCTTATGCAGCCGAACAATACAATGCCAACACGCCTGAAGAAAAGGCTGCGGCCATGCAACAGGTCACTGACCAATCCCTCCGTCGGTAA
- a CDS encoding GNAT family N-acetyltransferase, whose product MRHFLPNGAELIIRPPVIEDALGLLRNFQRMTQETDFLLFTPGEALEMSEKSEEDFIKTYLKNPDQLMLVAIANDTLVGSITVNHSGYHKRGHTAEMGIAVERAWSSLGIGRRLMTAMLRWAEEHEKIQLIYLQVFASNDKAIHLYRNFGFLECGRLPYGIQQRDGQFTDLVTMYRRVKP is encoded by the coding sequence ATGAGACACTTTTTGCCTAACGGAGCGGAATTGATCATCCGGCCACCTGTGATAGAAGACGCCCTGGGGCTGCTGCGCAATTTCCAGCGGATGACGCAGGAAACGGATTTCCTGTTGTTCACCCCCGGAGAAGCGCTTGAAATGAGCGAAAAGTCAGAAGAGGATTTTATTAAAACTTACCTGAAGAATCCCGACCAGCTGATGCTGGTGGCTATTGCCAACGATACGCTGGTAGGCTCCATTACGGTCAACCACAGCGGATACCATAAAAGAGGTCATACCGCCGAAATGGGTATTGCCGTAGAACGCGCCTGGAGCAGCCTCGGCATCGGCCGCCGGCTAATGACGGCTATGTTGCGCTGGGCGGAAGAACATGAAAAAATACAGCTGATATACCTGCAGGTGTTTGCCTCCAACGATAAGGCCATACACCTCTACCGCAACTTCGGTTTTCTCGAATGTGGCCGCCTGCCTTATGGCATACAACAGCGAGACGGACAATTTACAGACCTGGTGACGATGTACCGCCGGGTGAAACCATGA